Part of the Henckelia pumila isolate YLH828 chromosome 2, ASM3356847v2, whole genome shotgun sequence genome is shown below.
TTATACTCGAACTGGCTTGTGGCAGAAGGCCTATTGAAAGAGAAGAAGAAAGCCAAAGAATGATGAATTTGGTGGATTGGGTTTGGAGACTGTATTCTGAAGGGAAGATCGTTAAAGCCGCCGATGAACGGATGAGAGGAGAATTCGAAGAGGAGGAGATGAAAAAGATGTTGGTTCTAGGCTTGAGCTGTGCTAATCCAGACAGTATGGAAAGGCCAACAATGAGGAGAGTCTTCCAAATTCTCAACAATGAAGCTGAGCCTTTGGTTGTGCCGAGAGCGAAACCGAGTCTCACCTTTTCGAATAGTCTTCCTCTCAGCATTGATGAAATTGTTTCAGATTGTGAGGAAGATTTTGGGATCATTGAAATAAGAGTTTAACTGATATATGATGATGATATAGTAAATTTCTGATGTAAAATTCTTTGGTTCTTTTTTACCAGAGGAACTTCTGGTGTTTTGATCTATTCTTTAACTTTTGTATACAGTTGATTGTAGTCACAGTTCAATGTTATTGAAAATTGAACtgttttgataattttttttccgaATTTATGCACTGAAAATTCATTGAATGCAAGAAATATATTTCTAAGGACAATATTTATCTTGTTTCACTTTGCTGTGAATTGATGATCGATGATGTGGCTTGCATTTAGTGGATGGGAGTCgaccttttaaattttaatacatTTATTAGTATATATCATACATCGAGGTTTCAACTTTCAAGTTTCaacgtttaaaagtaattttACAATACAATTGAATTAATGAGGATAAGATTTAGCCATGTAAAATTTTTCTCTAGCATTtaacttttattttagttttgttgGATAGTTTTAGTCTATGTAATGCTCCAAATATCCCACCatcaatttattcaaaaacattaCATGAGAAAATTCTTTTGAAAAAAGATCCATGCTATCTCAATAGGAAACTTAATTTTCTAGCTCAAGCATAGCACGCAATCTATGTTTCATTTGGAGAAATTTTCTCTAATGAAATGTGGACCTTCTCACATTTTAACAAATTAGATCGTGTGGACCTTCTCAAATTTTAACAAAAACTGACCTCATGCATTGAGATTCAAAATGTTACTCCCTCCGTCCCAATTATATTGTCCacgttttcttttttgtttgtcccaaatatatagtcatatatcatatttagtaatattttttttcacttcTTTACTAATACACCCCTACTAAttacaccttgaaaattgtgcaatcattttttaatacattaaatagggataaaatagaaagtttatataaaatttgcttTCCCAATACATTTTTCTTAATATGTGTGAAAGTCCAAAGATGACAATATATATGGGACGGAGGAAGTAATATTTAAACATATCATATAGGGAAATATAATTAAGATGTATAAAAATATCCAGATTTAAACATGTCGAGTCCGGAGGTTTTGGCCAAAAACTATCATTTGAAACGTACATCTCTTGAGAAAAGTTTGCGATCTAAAAAATATGATTATGAATTTGTTCCCCTCACAATAAATTTCAGAAATGGGAGAATTCACACAACCTGAACGATGATGCCCATTATCCAAACCTTGTAGCTGCCATTACATTTTTCACATTGAAGACACATTTAGTAATCAATGGACTCCACGTTGAGGATACAAATTGTAAGAGTAAAATGTAAAGCAAAATTGAAATGTAAAACTACGGTTGACCACTTCTAATCACCTCCCAAACATCTATAATTGAATATCATAATCGATGGAACAGAGACCAAGAAGGCATTAATTTTAGTTTTCAGAAAATTTAACTCTATATATAGAACAAAAAGAGCAAGAGAAACGATAATTAGGCCTGATTAAAATTGCAAGACAAGAAAGAAATATATAGGACATTAGGGATATACAGGGCAAATGCTTACAAAAATTTGAACATCCGAAGGACAGTAGGAAAAACACCTTGTCTAACTCCAACTCCCGGATCATTCTAATCCATGCAATGCCAATGTTGATGCTTAAAAAAAATGCAATGTTTTAAGTAAAATAACATTTCTCAACAAGTACCCCACAACGctcttaaaaaataatatgattTAGGCCAAAAAATGCAGTTTTCATCTATTTTGATGGACGAATCTCCCCGGGGGTGGGCGCATAAAAAGTTTCAAAGTTCACCACTTGGAAGTTGTCGTCTGGACAGACTGCACTTGCACCAGTTTCATGGTTCATCTCTCAGTCTTGGCAAACATACTCGTTTTCTTTCCCAGATTTGTTTGTCTTTCTGCTATTCAACCTCAGTATCAGGTTTCACGAGCCTGGTTTTCATTCAATCTGAACGGCCTCAGCCTGATCTGAAAATAGCACTTCCGCCAATGGAGAACTACAAATATCTTTATAAATCTCGTAACTGGCAGCACGGATGCATCCTCCTAAAATTCTTGACAAAGGATGCAAAATAGTTAGCGGATTATTTTCTCTATCCAAGCGGTCCTTCAATTCAAAAAAGTCAGAAACTAGTTTCTCTGAACTGAACTGAACAAAGACAGCAGTGTCATCCAAATGGTAAATTGAAGTTACAGAGTCCTTGCCAAAAACTTTCTGCATACAGTCTCTAATATCTCCTGCTCTAAGTTCCGAAGTCAGTCCCCAAAACAATACCATATTCGGAAACAAAATCTTCTTATTCTTCGTATGATAATTAGAGCTCAAAGATTCTGCATCAGACTTTCCTGTTATAAGATTAATAACATCTCCGTTCACCCAGCTGAGAGATAGGTGATTGATGTACTTTTGGAGCTTCTCATTTCCTGGTAAATTTACAGGGGGTGCTTGGTtgtcaaaatcaattcctagaTGACAGCATGCCTGAGCAAAAACACATCCTGTCATAAAAGCATCATATCCTGCTTCATGCTTGGCCCCAGAGTTCCAATTTGAGAACCTGTCAATTAGTCTTCAACAAATGAGTCACAGAAGGTTTCCAAAACCAACATTACTGTCCATCATCTGGTTATATTTAACCCTCGAGCAGGATTCTTTATCTTTTCATTTGAACTCTTCAGGTCACATCCTCTAGCATGTTTGTTTTCAATTGAGAGATTTTTCATTTAGTGCCTGTCATAACttatctatgttttcatatttcctGTTTAATCAACGTAATTAATGTTTCTTTTTAAGAATTTAATGTGCTTGCCTCAGTTGTTCATCCTTCTGAGAGAGCCCATTCCGTTTTTGTGCTAAGTTCTGTTCCATCTAAATATAATCACGAGATGATTTTTTTTCTGGGAAAAGTGGAATTGAAAATTCTGATTTCTATTATCGTTTCAGCTTGTGACTGGATTCTATGCGTGTTAAGAATCTAGTGATCAACAATGGTCATGGTTGGCGTACCAACTCCTCTGTTTTGAGATTCCAGCTGATCGGGGTGTCACAACACTACATAATACGTAACCATTTGACATTATTACATGGAACCAACTCATCTGTGAATGCAGTATACACGTTGACCCATCAACTGACAAAAAAACATTCAAAATACTAAAAGGTGAATCACATTTGTTTGCTAGTTCGTTTGAATTCGAAACAAAGATATTATGAAAAAGCCATTAGCATTTATAGATTCTcaaaatggatttttttttttaaaccctAGTCCTTAGTTGATGTCATTGCGCTAAGATTTCCTGAAAGTCATTATCCTCTCCTCATCATTTCCCCTCGGGGAAATGTAGTTAGAAATTTCACTAATTTGGCAGTATTAACTTGCCTTCAAAGATCTGTGCATTCTACTCTTGTTTAATAAAGGTAAATACATGAATCTAATTACTTTAAAACCCTAGTTGCTAATTGTTGAATAGAATTTCTTCTCAAGCTACAGATAAACATGTACTATCGAAATAGATACACAATATTTGCCGCAAATGGTAAAAACTGCAAGAGAGCAAACCTCTGATCGTCGACTTGAACTTCCACTCGAATGCGTGATTTGTCAACCACACCACTGACCGGGACACTAAAGGCAATTTGTGGACAGAGTAAGGTAAATGCTTTGGAAAGAGACGTGCTGCCTTTCTTCATTATATTAAACAACACATCATCCGCATTCAGCAACACTTTAGTGTCAACTATGTATGGGAAATACATCTGAACAGCTGAGAAAAATTCCTCAGCTGATGAAGGAAGAGGACCGAAAAATTTGCGGTAAACATGCGCAATATCTGCATGTCATTAGCAAACCAAGTGTGAGAAACAGAGGATACAAAGTGAatataatacagaaatcaaCACATGTTATACCAAGAAAGCAATTGTGACCAACAATCAACTTTCTCTCTGCAGAAAGGAGATCAGTAACATGTCGAAACCCAATTGCAGCTTCAATCTTCATTTCTGAAACTTTTCTGTGACAAGTTTTAACTTCCCTCTACAAACATAAAGGTAAAATTGGAAAAATTACCATGAAATGAGATCAACAAAATGCTAACAACGTAGAATCTTATGCGCAAAATTTACAGGGCTTCACGGACAGTGTTTCTGATTCTACATTGGAATTATAAATCTCACAGCAAATGTAAGCTCTTTAAATGACCAAGAATTTTAAACATCAGGATTCTCAAATGTCAATTACAAAGATACATAAACTTGGGGAACAGTTTAACAAGAAAGAGTAACTAGTGTAAATTCTTCTCATTCTCATAAACAGAACCATAGGAATTGGTCAAAAACATGCAATAAACCTAACAAAGATACCTCTTGTTAATCTTATAACTTAATCTCACCATTAAATTAGCCCTATCTGTTGTAGAATCTGTATAGACTATCAAGTGTTGTGGACCAGAAGTCTCATCAGTCACTTGGACATAAACAAGATCTTTGAAATTCTTTTCAGTGAcctgcatgttttagacaaattattattgaattaaaacTTCAACAAGGGTTACGTCAACAACTGAAAGAGAAAATTAGACACTGAAGCACTTCAGAAAAATGATAGCAAACCAAACCCAAAAGAAAATACATGGACAACATGTACACAATATACATATCCGAGGGAGTAAGTATGCATTACCAATTTAATCAACCTGAGCTGCCGAGAAGTTAAGCCATTCACCATAAATGCAGGTCGCATCTGGAAGAAAGTAGTTTGAAATTTCTGAATCAGGTTGTTTGAACTCCCCAAAGTGTCAGATCCTCCATTTTTGTTATGTAATAATTCATTTCGCCATTCACCGAGTTTACTCTTCATTCTCTCGGTAAATAATATATCTGACATCCTAACAGGCTGTGTATCCATGACATCTCTCAAGATGGATGGCGAATTAGAAACATCATTCTGGTGTACTGAATCAAACCTCCTCAATGCTTCCTCCTCTTGGCTTCTGGATAAATAAGATATTCCTGAGATTATTTAAGAGAGAAGAATTTACCAAATAAAAGAAATAGAAGACACGAAGGAAGATTTCCAGGATTatcatttttgaataaaattagaAGCTGGAGTGAGTGCTGGACTTCAAGTTTTGGAAGAACAGCTGTAAAATAAAGTGGTTGTTTCTTGTCCTAGTTAAAGATCCATCAAAAGCAAAAAACTAATGTATCAATTAAATCCTCATTTGTATTTCTAATTGCATTTTTATACATATACTTTCCAAGAAAAATATTTCTGAGCGTCATCAAGCcagaaagacaaaaaaaatcCACAACAGTGTTCGTCAGAGCGTAAATTATCAATCACAAGAATGCCCTTGTTACTAAGACCCCCACCTCCAATACTGCAGTTGCAAATATAGACAGGGTAGAAATATGTCACATGTAACAAAAATTATAGCTCGCTCCCAAATACACAATCACTATGGACATACCATCCAATTTTATATTTGTGGTTTGGAAAAGGTATCATGTATTAGCAGAACAGAATACTAATCCAATTTCCAAATGTTATTATATTTTCTGCATCATAAGTGACACTTAACTATAAAGATGTAATGAGAATGACAAAAACTGAATCTGTAACTAACAATTTGTAGCTCAAAAAATCGGCATGCCTTCCAcaaattgtttttaatttattaaactGAAAAAAATACAATATCTTCCTTAAGAATGAGAAAGAATTAAAGGACATGAGATCCGGAACAATTGTCAGGAAGCACATGTAAAATAAACTTCAGACATAGTATTCAAGTTGCATATGAAGCTTCACTCTTTTCATCAAAGCATTTCAATCAGTAGAGATAATCATTTAACAGATATTGCCGATATAGCATAAAAGCTTGTCACCAAGTTCAAGAGTAATAAGAAGAGAATCCAGCTCACCTtcatatatacatgcattgAAATCAAACTGGTATTTTGCCAAGAACTCCAACGAGGATGTCTGGCACAAAAACTCAAAAGATGAACATTCACCTGGAGTTTCCTGCCGAGGAAATATGTAAAAATTGTGCCTGCCAAAGCAACAAAAATGTGGTATTAACTACCATCCCGATGCAAGTGAAATATATTCCATCCAGTTGGCATTTTACAATtctaaaacaaaaaattcaaatgaaaAGGAAACATCATAGAGGTCCGAGGCACAAGATGCACTAAGGTAAATGAGTACCATAGAGCCTAGGCACAAGATGGAAAACATGTCTTGTTGTAGTGAGATGTATGCAGATAATACACGAGGATCTACATATTTAAAGAAACTTTCATCACATATCACCAAATATGCATTGTCCAAACTATTAACCAGcagtaaaataaatatatattagtcTATGTTGGATAGAAAAGAGAACCAAGATTTGatactaaatatatatatttaatacatAAGATGTGGTATGACTGGTGTGACACGCCTCTCACAACATAGAGAGATGCTGGAATTCCCACCAAATTTCATCGATTCAAAGTATCTTATCAATTctttaattcaaaaatcatcTCCATTTCCTAAGATGATCATTTCCACATGTAAGCTTCCTTAATTCTCTTCCCCCGTAAAATATTTGGGTGTGCTGTGTTTGTTTATAATTCCAATCCTGATCAAGGAAAACTTCATCCAATAGCAACTAAGGACAACTTCTTGGAATATTCTCTTTCCCAGAATGGCTACAATGCTATTGCACCTCACCCAACATCAGTATGCGCTTGTGACACCAACATTGTGAGGACCCAAAAGTTTTGCTCAGAATTTTAGCAGTTCATCCAAGAAGCTGGCCAGCAGAGGTGGCCTTATTGGAAGAGAGTTAAGTTGCATGGAATGTGTGACTTATGGGGAAGAGTAGAGTGAAAGTGACAAGGAAAATGtacccaaaattttttttcctgATTTACTAAAATTCGAAGACATTTCCTTTAAGAAAATTAACCTCCAATACGTCGAGATAtgtttataaattaattaatatccaTTTACATCAACAAATCTCCAAATTAAATACTTTCGTTCAGTTTAACCAAAAGCCGAGACACTTACGGATGAGCGACGAAGGAGTGTGCTTGAGGGTCCCAGCGAAAGGGACACACCCCGAACTGAACGACGGCGAATTTCTCGGCGGAGTCTTTGACTTTCAGGTACTGTATGTCGGCTCGGTCAAACTCGAACGACT
Proteins encoded:
- the LOC140882073 gene encoding poly(A)-specific ribonuclease PARN, with translation MKKLYLVRALLKARIRTPPFTRSVCSATSASNTALKNVTQSNFEPSLAELRRHVKEADFVSIDLEMTGLTSAPWRESFEFDRADIQYLKVKDSAEKFAVVQFGVCPFRWDPQAHSFVAHPHNFYIFPRQETPGECSSFEFLCQTSSLEFLAKYQFDFNACIYEGISYLSRSQEEEALRRFDSVHQNDVSNSPSILRDVMDTQPVRMSDILFTERMKSKLGEWRNELLHNKNGGSDTLGSSNNLIQKFQTTFFQMRPAFMVNGLTSRQLRLIKLVTEKNFKDLVYVQVTDETSGPQHLIVYTDSTTDRANLMREVKTCHRKVSEMKIEAAIGFRHVTDLLSAERKLIVGHNCFLDIAHVYRKFFGPLPSSAEEFFSAVQMYFPYIVDTKVLLNADDVLFNIMKKGSTSLSKAFTLLCPQIAFSVPVSGVVDKSRIRVEVQVDDQRFSNWNSGAKHEAGYDAFMTGCVFAQACCHLGIDFDNQAPPVNLPGNEKLQKYINHLSLSWVNGDVINLITGKSDAESLSSNYHTKNKKILFPNMVLFWGLTSELRAGDIRDCMQKVFGKDSVTSIYHLDDTAVFVQFSSEKLVSDFFELKDRLDRENNPLTILHPLSRILGGCIRAASYEIYKDICSSPLAEVLFSDQAEAVQIE